Proteins from one Tetrapisispora phaffii CBS 4417 chromosome 8, complete genome genomic window:
- the KIN3 gene encoding serine/threonine protein kinase KIN3 (similar to Saccharomyces cerevisiae KIN3 (YAR018C); ancestral locus Anc_3.178), whose product MQRRTNNIDYQNFVHQTPKHNEYQVLEEIGRGSFGSVRKVIHIPTKKLMVRKDIKYGHMNSKERQQLIAECAILSQLKQENIVEFYNWDFDEQKEVLYLYMEYCSRGDLSKMIKHYKQDHKYTPEKIVWGILAQILMALYKCHYGEDLPSLVSIYDRMRPPGKGKNIVIHRDLKPGNIFLSSHDGNNESGGKATVDYSEVIVKLGDFGLAKSLETSIQFATTYVGTPYYMSPEVLMDQPYSPLSDIWSLGCVIYEICSLHPPFQAKNYTELQNKIKAGKFDRIPDYYSNGLNAIIHSMIDINLKTRPSTFELLQDIQIRTARKSLQLERFEKNLLDYEKELVNIEKLLEKQAVDYEREVHRLKEHFEIALEQGIRDAMDGKKMSKVPDSIQGYYGKTLSKPAFNWETRYQ is encoded by the coding sequence ATGCAGAGACGAACAAACAATATagattatcaaaatttcgTCCACCAGACTCCAAAACATAATGAATACCAAGTACTGGAAGAAATAGGTAGAGGGTCATTTGGCTCAGTTAGAAAAGTTATTCATATACCGACTAAAAAACTGATGGTTCGTAAAGATATCAAGTATGGTCACATGAATAGTAAGGAAAGACAACAACTTATTGCAGAATGTGCCATTTTATCACAATTGAAACAGGAGAATATTGTAGAGTTTTATAACTGGGACTTTGATGAACAAAAAGaagttttatatttatatatggaATATTGCTCAAGAGGTGATCTTTCTAAGATGATCAAACATTATAAACAAGATCATAAATATACTCcagaaaaaattgtttgGGGGATATTAGCTCAAATATTAATGGCTTTGTACAAATGTCACTATGGTGAAGACTTGCCATCTTTAGTATCAATATATGATAGAATGAGACCACCAGGTAAAggtaaaaatattgttattcATCGTGATTTGAAACCTggtaatatatttttaagttCCCATGATGGAAACAATGAATCAGGAGGGAAAGCTACTGTTGATTATAGTGAAgttattgttaaattagGTGACTTTGGCTTAGCTAAGTCTCTTGAAACTTCTATTCAGTTTGCCACCACTTATGTAGGTACTCCATATTATATGTCACCGGAGGTCTTAATGGATCAACCATATTCTCCATTAAGTGATATATGGTCATTAGGGTGTGTGATTTACGAGATATGTTCTCTGCATCCGCCTTTTCAGGCAAAAAACTATACTGaacttcaaaataaaataaaagcaGGAAAATTTGATAGAATACCTGATTATTATTCTAATGGGTTGAATGCAATCATTCATTCTAtgattgatattaatttaaaaactAGACCATCaacatttgaattattacaGGATATACAGATTAGAACAGCCAGAAAATCATTGCAACTGGAAAGATTcgaaaaaaatttattagacTATGAAAAGGAATTGGTTAATATAGAGAAATTACTAGAGAAACAAGCTGTGGACTATGAAAGAGAGGTTCATAGATTAAAAGAGCATTTTGAAATTGCATTAGAACAAGGCATACGTGATGCAATGGATGGGAAAAAGATGTCTAAAGTTCCAGACTCTATTCAAGGATATTACGGAAAGACATTGTCGAAACCTGCATTTAACTGGGAAACTagatatcaataa